One segment of Methylocella silvestris BL2 DNA contains the following:
- the rlmH gene encoding 23S rRNA (pseudouridine(1915)-N(3))-methyltransferase RlmH: MRLILLCVGRCKAGPETELSQRYIERANAAGRALGFPRVELREFDESRAREPALRKAAEAKTILASLSPGARLVALDESGALVSSREFSAFLGKTRDEGAPALTLAIGGADGLSGEILEAASPIVSFGRMTFPHQLVRIMAAEQLYRAMTILAGHPYHRD, translated from the coding sequence ATGCGCCTGATCCTTCTTTGCGTCGGCCGCTGCAAGGCCGGCCCGGAGACGGAGCTGTCGCAGCGCTATATCGAACGCGCCAATGCGGCGGGACGCGCCCTGGGCTTTCCGCGCGTCGAGCTGCGCGAGTTCGATGAGAGCCGGGCGCGAGAGCCGGCGCTACGCAAAGCAGCCGAGGCCAAGACAATTCTGGCGAGCCTCAGCCCGGGCGCCAGGCTGGTGGCGCTTGATGAAAGCGGCGCGCTCGTCTCAAGCCGGGAGTTTTCCGCGTTTCTCGGGAAAACGCGCGACGAGGGAGCGCCGGCTCTGACCCTCGCCATTGGCGGCGCGGATGGTCTTAGCGGAGAGATTCTTGAAGCGGCCTCGCCGATCGTCTCCTTTGGCCGGATGACTTTTCCGCATCAGCTCGTGCGGATCATGGCGGCCGAACAGCTTTACCGCGCGATGACGATTCTCGCCGGCCATCCGTACCATCGCGATTAA
- the rsfS gene encoding ribosome silencing factor, protein MRTILTALDDAKAEDIVSIDLHGKTTLADVMIIATGRSSTHVGALADRVIKAFKDVQAAPRTEGLQAGDWVLIDGSDIIVHIFRPEVRLFYNLEKMWGVGRPGELRAG, encoded by the coding sequence GTGCGGACTATCTTGACGGCTCTCGACGACGCAAAAGCCGAAGATATCGTCTCCATCGATCTGCACGGAAAAACCACCCTCGCCGATGTCATGATTATCGCGACCGGACGCTCCAGCACCCATGTCGGAGCGTTGGCGGATCGCGTCATCAAGGCGTTCAAGGATGTTCAGGCGGCGCCGCGCACCGAAGGGCTGCAGGCGGGCGACTGGGTTTTGATCGATGGCAGCGATATCATCGTGCACATCTTCAGGCCGGAAGTTCGCCTCTTCTACAATCTCGAAAAGATGTGGGGCGTCGGCCGGCCGGGCGAATTGCGCGCCGGCTGA
- a CDS encoding murein hydrolase activator EnvC family protein has translation MVKDQVKSKAAAPHRFGFALACCVAGAASVGFAQTAAPNPPAGGDAYDMLSGRRLELRGMQDTIGAAEEQRAKIESEAASIRTDRAKLTTALVDLVRQIDDRERAIAEAEQRLDTLTGSEEAIRRSLASRRSVITEVLASLQRMGRKPPPALLVAPDDMLAALRASMMLGAVLPEMRAETEALASDLSDLLQLRKSIAAERDSLANEVNKLGLDRQRLAALIDARQAALAAAEKALSAENVRAAELARQAASLKDLIARMESEVAAAGRAAEEARKADEAQKAAQAAAPEAQRKIAMAPFKDPARLAPASAFADTKGMLPTPVAGGVQRSFGAPDGFGGTEKGMLIATRANAIVVSPADGWAAYAGPYRSYGQVLIINAGQGYYIILAGMDRINVNVGQFLVAGEPVAVMGDGSAKTAAAIAIGAAQPILYIEFRKDGAAIDPGPWWAKPELQKVRG, from the coding sequence ATGGTGAAGGATCAGGTGAAGTCGAAAGCCGCCGCGCCCCACCGGTTCGGTTTCGCGCTCGCCTGCTGCGTGGCGGGGGCGGCCTCGGTGGGGTTCGCCCAGACCGCCGCGCCAAATCCCCCCGCAGGCGGGGACGCCTATGACATGCTCAGCGGCCGCAGGCTCGAGCTGCGCGGCATGCAGGATACGATTGGCGCGGCCGAGGAGCAGCGCGCGAAAATCGAATCCGAAGCCGCCTCGATCCGAACAGACCGCGCCAAGCTGACGACCGCTCTCGTCGATCTCGTGCGTCAGATCGACGATCGCGAGCGCGCCATCGCGGAGGCCGAGCAGAGGCTCGACACTTTGACCGGCAGCGAGGAGGCGATCCGGCGCTCGCTCGCGAGCCGTCGCTCCGTCATCACCGAAGTGCTCGCCTCGCTGCAGCGCATGGGCCGCAAGCCTCCCCCGGCTCTGCTCGTCGCCCCGGACGATATGCTCGCCGCGCTGCGGGCGTCGATGATGCTCGGCGCCGTATTGCCGGAAATGCGGGCGGAGACGGAGGCGCTCGCCTCCGATCTGTCGGACCTCCTGCAATTGCGCAAATCCATCGCCGCGGAACGGGATTCTCTCGCCAATGAGGTCAACAAGCTCGGACTTGACCGCCAACGTCTCGCCGCCCTGATCGACGCCCGCCAGGCCGCGCTCGCCGCCGCCGAGAAGGCGCTCAGCGCCGAGAACGTCCGCGCCGCCGAACTCGCCAGACAGGCGGCGAGTCTCAAGGATCTGATCGCCCGGATGGAAAGCGAAGTCGCTGCGGCGGGGCGCGCGGCGGAGGAAGCCCGCAAAGCCGACGAGGCTCAGAAGGCTGCTCAGGCTGCGGCGCCCGAAGCCCAGCGCAAGATCGCCATGGCGCCGTTCAAGGATCCGGCGCGGCTCGCGCCGGCCAGCGCCTTTGCGGATACGAAAGGGATGCTGCCGACGCCGGTCGCGGGCGGGGTGCAGCGCAGCTTCGGCGCGCCGGACGGATTCGGCGGGACTGAAAAGGGCATGCTCATTGCTACGCGCGCCAATGCGATCGTCGTTTCGCCCGCCGACGGCTGGGCCGCCTACGCCGGGCCCTACCGTAGCTATGGACAAGTCTTGATCATCAATGCCGGGCAGGGCTATTATATTATTCTTGCGGGGATGGATCGGATCAACGTAAACGTGGGTCAGTTCCTGGTGGCTGGGGAGCCTGTCGCCGTTATGGGCGACGGGTCCGCCAAGACGGCTGCCGCCATTGCAATCGGCGCGGCGCAGCCCATTCTCTACATAGAATTTCGAAAAGACGGGGCGGCGATCGATCCGGGCCCATGGTGGGCGAAGCCGGAGTTGCAAAAGGTTCGCGGATGA
- a CDS encoding MerR family transcriptional regulator, translating into MDKSADAFRTISEVAEELDLPQHVLRFWETRFPQIRPLKRAGGRRFYRPNDIEILRAIRRLLYSEGYTIKGVQRILKEQGARSVIAASETAASGGGPQEQAAANWSGDLFQGTQTSSQDDAEQSSEAERSGANPHLYPPAAAPLRSQTIDRLRAIMRDLEECERMLDAARRT; encoded by the coding sequence ATGGATAAGAGCGCCGACGCATTCCGAACGATCAGCGAAGTCGCGGAGGAACTCGACCTGCCGCAGCATGTGCTGCGATTCTGGGAGACTCGGTTTCCGCAGATCAGGCCGTTGAAACGGGCCGGCGGCCGGCGCTTTTATCGCCCCAATGATATCGAAATCCTGCGCGCGATCCGCCGGCTTCTCTACAGCGAGGGCTATACGATCAAGGGCGTGCAGCGCATCCTGAAAGAGCAGGGCGCGCGCTCGGTTATCGCCGCCTCGGAAACAGCCGCGAGCGGAGGCGGGCCGCAAGAGCAGGCCGCCGCCAATTGGAGCGGAGATCTGTTTCAAGGGACGCAGACAAGCTCGCAAGACGACGCCGAGCAGTCCAGCGAGGCCGAGCGAAGCGGCGCCAATCCGCATCTTTACCCCCCCGCCGCCGCGCCTTTGCGTTCGCAGACGATCGACAGGCTGCGGGCGATCATGCGCGACCTCGAAGAATGCGAGCGCATGCTCGACGCCGCCCGCCGCACGTAG
- the msrA gene encoding peptide-methionine (S)-S-oxide reductase MsrA → MARPHEIAFPAGKRARRYLAPLLPAAAIIGLVSLGAAPSFAMEGKQLPAPAIDEPASQGATDTAVLAGGCFWGVQGVFEHVKGVTSAVSGYAGGGMAQAHYADVSTGATGHAESVRITFDPGKISYGRILQIFFSVAHDPTQHNRQGPDEGTQYRSAIFPISAEQAKIAKAYIAQLNSARVLEAPVATTIEPSRLFFPAEPYHQDFLARNPTYGYIVVNDLPKIENLKRLFPNEYRADPVLAPAER, encoded by the coding sequence ATGGCCCGACCGCATGAGATCGCTTTCCCAGCCGGCAAGCGCGCGCGCCGCTATCTGGCTCCATTGCTGCCTGCCGCGGCGATCATTGGCCTGGTTTCGCTTGGCGCGGCGCCTTCCTTCGCCATGGAGGGGAAGCAACTTCCCGCCCCGGCGATCGATGAACCCGCCTCGCAAGGCGCGACCGACACGGCCGTCCTTGCAGGCGGTTGCTTCTGGGGCGTGCAGGGCGTCTTCGAACATGTGAAGGGCGTGACGAGCGCAGTCTCCGGCTATGCCGGCGGCGGCATGGCGCAGGCTCATTACGCCGACGTCTCGACGGGCGCGACAGGACACGCCGAATCGGTGCGAATTACCTTCGATCCCGGCAAAATCAGCTATGGTCGCATCCTGCAGATCTTCTTTTCTGTCGCCCACGATCCGACGCAACACAACCGGCAGGGACCGGACGAAGGAACACAGTACCGCTCGGCGATATTTCCCATCAGCGCGGAGCAAGCGAAAATCGCCAAGGCCTATATCGCCCAGCTGAACAGCGCGCGTGTTCTCGAAGCGCCGGTCGCGACCACTATCGAGCCCTCGCGCCTCTTCTTTCCCGCCGAGCCCTATCATCAGGATTTCTTGGCGCGCAATCCGACCTACGGCTATATCGTCGTCAATGATCTGCCGAAGATCGAAAACCTGAAGCGGCTCTTTCCGAATGAGTATCGCGCCGATCCCGTGCTTGCGCCGGCGGAGCGTTAA
- a CDS encoding alpha/beta hydrolase: MISAPARQFWTFIHNSPRLFSLPLDMRRRAAERSEGMTSEPRGVAFAPAPDVHGLWAEPPEARPGAAILYFHGGGYVCGSPKSRRKTLGHLALACAARALAPAYRLAPEHPFPAALEDGVFAYQWLLAQGAEPARTVIAGDSAGGGLALATMLAARDKGLPPCAGLVLMSPWTDLSLSGESFDSRASTDITCSRAALGEMAGWILAGADARAPLASPLFADLTGLPPIFALVGGDEVLLDDTIALIRKAAHAGVDAFASVAAGMQHVYPIWSGVFPEADEAIASIGDWVIARTE; encoded by the coding sequence ATGATCAGCGCGCCGGCCCGCCAGTTCTGGACCTTCATCCATAACAGCCCAAGACTATTCTCCCTCCCGCTCGACATGCGCCGCCGGGCGGCGGAACGGTCGGAAGGCATGACCAGCGAGCCGCGCGGCGTCGCCTTCGCGCCGGCGCCGGACGTTCACGGCCTTTGGGCCGAGCCGCCGGAGGCCCGGCCGGGCGCGGCGATTCTCTATTTCCACGGCGGCGGCTATGTGTGCGGTTCGCCGAAATCGCGGCGCAAGACGCTCGGCCATCTGGCCCTCGCCTGCGCCGCGCGGGCGCTGGCTCCCGCCTATCGGCTTGCGCCCGAACATCCGTTCCCCGCGGCGCTCGAGGACGGCGTTTTCGCCTATCAATGGCTCCTGGCGCAAGGCGCGGAGCCGGCGCGAACGGTCATCGCCGGCGATTCGGCCGGCGGCGGCCTCGCGCTGGCGACCATGCTGGCGGCGCGCGACAAAGGCCTGCCGCCCTGCGCCGGCCTCGTTCTCATGTCGCCATGGACGGATCTCTCCCTCAGCGGCGAGAGTTTTGACAGCCGGGCGTCGACCGACATCACCTGCAGCCGCGCGGCGCTGGGCGAGATGGCCGGCTGGATCCTTGCCGGCGCCGACGCCCGCGCGCCCCTCGCCTCGCCGCTTTTTGCCGATCTTACGGGGTTGCCGCCCATTTTCGCTCTCGTCGGCGGCGACGAGGTCTTGCTCGACGATACGATCGCGCTGATCCGCAAAGCCGCCCACGCTGGCGTCGACGCGTTCGCCTCTGTCGCCGCCGGCATGCAGCACGTCTATCCGATCTGGTCCGGCGTGTTTCCCGAAGCCGATGAGGCGATCGCCTCGATCGGGGATTGGGTTATCGCCCGGACCGAATGA
- the msrB gene encoding peptide-methionine (R)-S-oxide reductase MsrB — MFTRRTVGAGGIAGVVLALWRGAARAEATRQFPVAFSDAEWRKRLTPEQYDVLRRSGTERPFSSALNDEHRRGVFACAGCQAQLFSSAAKFDSGTGWPSFWEPLAGSVGVEADRTFGMTRSAVHCNQCGGHLGHVFNDGPKPTGLRYCMNGAAMRFDPIAS; from the coding sequence ATGTTTACGAGGCGGACTGTCGGCGCTGGCGGAATCGCAGGAGTAGTTCTGGCGCTGTGGCGGGGCGCCGCCCGGGCCGAGGCGACGCGGCAATTTCCCGTCGCTTTTTCCGACGCCGAATGGCGCAAGCGCTTGACGCCGGAGCAATATGACGTGCTGCGGCGCAGCGGCACGGAGCGGCCGTTCTCCAGCGCTCTCAACGATGAACATCGTCGCGGCGTCTTCGCCTGCGCCGGCTGTCAGGCGCAGCTGTTCTCCTCGGCCGCCAAATTTGACAGCGGCACGGGATGGCCGAGTTTTTGGGAGCCGCTCGCCGGCAGCGTCGGCGTCGAAGCGGACCGGACTTTCGGAATGACGCGATCGGCGGTGCATTGCAACCAATGCGGCGGCCATCTCGGCCATGTCTTCAACGACGGTCCGAAGCCGACCGGCCTGCGCTACTGCATGAATGGCGCAGCGATGCGTTTTGACCCCATTGCGTCGTGA
- a CDS encoding integration host factor subunit alpha, which produces MVDGLDESGSQGRTVTRVDLAESVYRCVGLSRKESAALVQMVLNELSDALAEGETVKLSSFGSFVVRSKSERIGRNPKTGIEVPITQRRVLVFKPSSVLKARVNGEAAEDED; this is translated from the coding sequence ATGGTTGACGGGTTGGATGAGTCCGGCTCGCAAGGTCGCACCGTGACGCGGGTCGACCTTGCGGAATCCGTCTATCGATGCGTCGGCCTGTCGCGCAAGGAATCGGCCGCGTTGGTTCAGATGGTGCTGAACGAATTGTCGGACGCGCTGGCCGAAGGCGAGACGGTCAAACTCTCGTCGTTCGGCTCCTTTGTGGTTCGCTCCAAGTCCGAGCGCATCGGGCGCAATCCAAAAACTGGCATCGAAGTGCCAATCACACAGCGCCGGGTTCTCGTCTTCAAACCCTCCAGCGTTCTCAAGGCGCGGGTCAATGGCGAGGCGGCGGAGGACGAGGATTGA